The Ignavibacteriales bacterium genomic interval AAGTATGCCCTTGTCTGCACAGATGGCCCGACCTTTAAAAGTAAAGATGTCATTCTTCGGTAGTGTATGAAAGAATCCTTCTCCATACGAGGCGTCGAATTTCGAAACCGGGTGCTGGTTGCATCGGGCACGTTTGGCTATGGCGACGAGGTCAAACATCTCGTGGACGTAAACGAACTCGGAGGGATCTGCACAAAGTCGTTGTCCTGGAAACCCCGCGATGGTAATCCGCCGCGTCGCATTGTTGAAACGCCAAGCGGCATGCTAAACTCCATCGGTCTGGCGAATATCGGCGTGCATTCGTTCATTCAGGAGAAGCTGCCGTATCTCAGGACTCTCAACACAACGATTATTGCCAACATAGCGGCGAGTTCGGTGCAGGAGTATTGCGACGTCTTATCCCTTCTGGAACAGCAGGAAGGGATCCACGGATACGAGATCAACATTTCGTGCCCCAATGTGAAGGAAGGGGGCCTGAACTTCGGGACCAACTGCGACATGACACGCCAGATCACCGCGCGGCTCAGGCCCTTGACTCAAAAACCCCTCATTCTGAAACTGACGCCAAACGTCACGCACATATCCGAGTTCGCGAAAGCAGTCGAGGAAGCTGGCGCAGATGCGGTTTCGGTCATAAATACGCTTATAGGCATGGCTGTCGACATCCGCGCGCGCAAACCCAAGCTTTCAACTGTGACAGGCGGACTTTCCGGTCCTGCAATCAAGCCGGTAGCTCTCGCGAAAGTCTATGAAGTGGCTCAGGTGGTGAAGATACCAATCATCGGCATCGGCGGAATTATGACTGCCGAAGATGCTGCCGAATTCCTGCTCGTCGGCGCGACGGCCGTTCAGGTTGGCACAGCGAACTTTGTCGATCCCTCGACAGGCGTCAAGGTTGCGAAGGGGCTGCGAGCATTTGCCGAGTCGCAGGGTCTTTCGGATGTGGGACAACTTGTCCGTGCCATGGAGTCAAATGTGCAGTTTTCCGTCATGCAATCCTGGCTTTGACCTTTTCCTCATTTCCCTTGCTCACATACTCTCAATCCATTCAACTCCTTTTCGGGCTTGAACGGCTCGGAATGAAATTTGGCCTCGAAGGGATCTCCCGGCTCCTCAAGGAGTTGAAAGATCCGCAGAAGGAATTCCCCTCCGTGCACATCGCCGGTACGAATGGCAAAGGGTCGACTGCGTCGATGCTCGCTGCGATGCTGACAGCGGCAGGATATAAGACCGGGCTGTATACTTCACCCCACCTCGTCAAGTTCGAGGAGAGGATCCGCATCGACGGAAAAGCGATCCCGCGTGCCTCATTGAGCAGGCTCACCACGTTTCTGAAGCGGTCGATACTCAGGCACCATCCCACGTTTTTCGAAGCGACAACGGCTATTGCGTTTGCCCACTTTGCCCAGCGGGAGGTCGATGTCGCGGTCATCGAAACCGGTCTCGGCGGTCGGCTCGACTCGACGAATGTGTTGCGTCCGGTCTGCTCTGTTATCACGAACATCGGCCTGGAGCACACCGAAATACTGGGAGATACTCTGGAGAAGATCGCTCTTGAGAAAGCTGGGATTGTGAAGAAGGACACTCCCTGTGTCACAGGAATTCGTGAGCCGCGGGCTCTTGCTGTGTTGAAAAGAGCATGCAGACAGAACCACGCTCCATTGTTTCTCGGAACCGGGTACCGCGCCAGGGTGAGAGAGGCTACACTTGAAGGAACTTTGGTCGATTTCACCTTGGGAAAGAACAAGTATAAGAACCTCCGGGTCTCCCTGCCCGGACAGTACCAGCTGGGGAATCTGGGGGTTGCACTTCGGGCCGTTCAGGTGCTGAATGATTCGGGTTCATTTCGGATCGATGAGGCAGCACTTCGAAACGGGCTCGCCTCTCGGCTCTCCGATCAGGTCGTGGCAGTAGCTGCTCATACGCCCAGGTCACGCTCTGCAAGCGATATTGCAGCAGCATTTGAAAGGGAGAAATGCAGAACCCGGGCAGCTCTGAGTGTTGAAGGAGGTATCAGGCTTGCGATGGAGCTCGCCGGACCGAATGGAACGATTCTCGTCACAGGGTCGCATTTTGTCGTCGGCGAAGCCGTGGCAGCTCTGGGCCTAAAAAGGGCTTGACAATCAGGGCTCATTGGGGTATATTACCCCCGTAGTTCTTGAAGTTTCTTCTGTTCGTGTTGTTTGTCATCCAACCAATTCACTTCTCAATCGTCAAATCGCTACTCCCAACCTTTGATACTTCAACGTAGGTCATCCTCAGCGCCAACGAGAGGATTTCGTTTTCAGATTTCTCCAACTCCATCTTTCTTCCAATAGGATCGTTCTACTATGCCAATGGACATTACCGAACTCAAGTCCAAAAAGATCGCCGAGCTGAATCAGATTGCAAAAGAACTGAATATTTCAGGGTACAGTGATCTTCGAAAACAGGAACTCATTTTCAAGATTCTCGAAGCTCAGACAACGAAGGACGGCCTTAGCTTCAGCAAAGGGGTTCTTGAGGTACTGCCGGACGGGTATGGCTTTCTGCGTTCCGTAAACTACAACTATCTTCCCTCTCCCGACGACATTTACGTTTCTCCCTCTCAGATCAAGAAATTCGGCCTTCGGACGGGAGATAGTGTGAGCGGCCAGGTTCGCCCCCCCAAGGAAGGCGAACGGTTCTTCGCACTCCTGCGCGTCGAGGCCGTCAACGACGACCATCCGGACGTAATCAGGGAACGGACGCTGTTCGACAACCTGACGCCGTTGTACCCCACAAGTCGGCTCAAGCTCGAGACTGCGCCTGGTGAGTATTCGATGAGGATTATGGACCTCCTCGCCCCCATAGGCAAAGGTCAGCGCGGTATGATCGTTTCTCCGCCAAAAGCAGGCAAGACGGTTATCTTGCAGAAGATCGCAAACAGCATCCTCCGTAATCATCCAGAAGTAAAGCTCATCGTATTGTTGATCGACGAACGCCCCGAAGAAGTGACCGATATGGAGCGGACAGTCGGTGCTGAAGTGGTGAGTTCTACGTTTGACGAACCACCCGAGAGGCACGTGCAGGTGTCCGACATGGTACTGGAGAAGGCGAAACGCCTTGTGGAAGCGAAAAAGGACGTGGTTATTCTCCTGGATAGCATTACACGGCTTGCCCGTGCACACAATACCGTTATTCCTCACAGCGGCAAGATCCTCTCCGGCGGTGTGGACGCAAACGCTCTCCACAGGCCGAAACGCTTCTTCGGAGCAGCACGAAACATCGAAGAAGGAGGGAGCCTTACGATTATTGCAACGGCTCTTGTCGAAACCGGCAGCCGTATGGACGAAGTTATCTTCG includes:
- a CDS encoding dihydroorotate dehydrogenase, producing the protein MKESFSIRGVEFRNRVLVASGTFGYGDEVKHLVDVNELGGICTKSLSWKPRDGNPPRRIVETPSGMLNSIGLANIGVHSFIQEKLPYLRTLNTTIIANIAASSVQEYCDVLSLLEQQEGIHGYEINISCPNVKEGGLNFGTNCDMTRQITARLRPLTQKPLILKLTPNVTHISEFAKAVEEAGADAVSVINTLIGMAVDIRARKPKLSTVTGGLSGPAIKPVALAKVYEVAQVVKIPIIGIGGIMTAEDAAEFLLVGATAVQVGTANFVDPSTGVKVAKGLRAFAESQGLSDVGQLVRAMESNVQFSVMQSWL
- a CDS encoding Mur ligase family protein → MKFGLEGISRLLKELKDPQKEFPSVHIAGTNGKGSTASMLAAMLTAAGYKTGLYTSPHLVKFEERIRIDGKAIPRASLSRLTTFLKRSILRHHPTFFEATTAIAFAHFAQREVDVAVIETGLGGRLDSTNVLRPVCSVITNIGLEHTEILGDTLEKIALEKAGIVKKDTPCVTGIREPRALAVLKRACRQNHAPLFLGTGYRARVREATLEGTLVDFTLGKNKYKNLRVSLPGQYQLGNLGVALRAVQVLNDSGSFRIDEAALRNGLASRLSDQVVAVAAHTPRSRSASDIAAAFEREKCRTRAALSVEGGIRLAMELAGPNGTILVTGSHFVVGEAVAALGLKRA
- the rho gene encoding transcription termination factor Rho; translation: MDITELKSKKIAELNQIAKELNISGYSDLRKQELIFKILEAQTTKDGLSFSKGVLEVLPDGYGFLRSVNYNYLPSPDDIYVSPSQIKKFGLRTGDSVSGQVRPPKEGERFFALLRVEAVNDDHPDVIRERTLFDNLTPLYPTSRLKLETAPGEYSMRIMDLLAPIGKGQRGMIVSPPKAGKTVILQKIANSILRNHPEVKLIVLLIDERPEEVTDMERTVGAEVVSSTFDEPPERHVQVSDMVLEKAKRLVEAKKDVVILLDSITRLARAHNTVIPHSGKILSGGVDANALHRPKRFFGAARNIEEGGSLTIIATALVETGSRMDEVIFEEFKGTGNNEIVLDRKLSDRRVFPAIDVNRSGTRKEELLQDAEELARVWILRKLLSDLTPVEAMEFLLEKMRGTKSNKEFLKSMNS